In Synechococcus sp. CC9616, the following are encoded in one genomic region:
- a CDS encoding cupin domain-containing protein: MSAHQPEVCNVLGDSITLQLTAEQTGGQYSVVEFATPGGVGQPPHTHAWDETYLVLEGALDLNLNGDSTVINSGSCHQVKAGTVHAPTPSGDFCRYVMVGQPGGVEEVFKALKTNQEQLSDMAKVVEIVTKAGVTIAA; this comes from the coding sequence ATGTCCGCCCATCAACCTGAGGTCTGCAATGTTCTCGGGGACTCGATCACACTTCAACTCACCGCAGAGCAGACCGGAGGTCAGTACAGCGTTGTTGAATTCGCAACTCCCGGTGGTGTCGGCCAACCACCACACACCCATGCCTGGGATGAAACCTACCTGGTGCTCGAAGGAGCCCTTGACCTCAATCTGAACGGAGACTCCACCGTGATCAACTCTGGTAGCTGTCACCAGGTCAAAGCAGGAACGGTTCACGCGCCAACACCAAGTGGCGATTTTTGTCGTTACGTGATGGTCGGCCAACCCGGCGGGGTCGAAGAAGTCTTCAAAGCCCTGAAAACCAACCAGGAACAACTGAGCGACATGGCCAAGGTTGTTGAGATCGTGACCAAGGCCGGCGTCACAATCGCAGCCTGA
- a CDS encoding DUF2721 domain-containing protein has protein sequence MMCIYGRRRRSLNSLMRSIQLVTVVIFLTAIDVIVLFIGTVTPSNLSGFVLPMVAVAMVCSICSSLLFLKELSIASREFHVDFD, from the coding sequence ATGATGTGTATTTATGGAAGAAGGCGCAGATCTTTGAACTCGCTAATGAGGTCTATCCAATTGGTCACGGTGGTGATTTTTTTGACGGCAATTGATGTGATCGTTCTTTTTATTGGTACCGTGACGCCTTCGAACTTATCGGGCTTTGTTCTGCCGATGGTTGCTGTTGCAATGGTTTGTTCGATCTGCTCATCTCTACTCTTTCTCAAAGAGCTCTCAATTGCATCGAGGGAATTTCATGTTGATTTTGATTGA
- a CDS encoding DUF3104 domain-containing protein: MKTSTKQSKNVCTSVDFIGFDHAAQAQLEQKPAFFDLKLGDTVIVWDHSRRGAIVPRMRAWDWWWMGQVISLECSASDPKLPILAQLADVDTGVIRWVNVNCVQEVLMPITN, from the coding sequence ATGAAAACCTCAACCAAGCAGAGCAAGAACGTTTGCACTAGTGTTGATTTCATAGGCTTCGATCATGCAGCTCAAGCTCAACTTGAGCAGAAGCCAGCCTTTTTTGATTTGAAGCTCGGTGATACGGTCATCGTCTGGGACCATTCCAGGCGTGGTGCAATCGTTCCACGCATGAGGGCATGGGACTGGTGGTGGATGGGGCAAGTGATTTCCCTTGAATGCTCAGCCAGCGATCCCAAGCTCCCAATCTTGGCTCAGCTGGCTGATGTCGATACAGGCGTAATCCGCTGGGTTAATGTGAATTGTGTTCAGGAAGTGTTGATGCCCATTACAAATTAA
- a CDS encoding AbrB family transcriptional regulator, with product MLTGSELLAKVKDLGDVSKSDLVRACGYVSTKKDGGERLNFTAFYESLLEAKGVTLASDGKAGVGKGGRKLSFVATVQGNGNLLIGKAYTAMLDLSPGDNFEIKLGKKAIRLIPEGGAEETEE from the coding sequence ATGCTGACTGGATCCGAACTCCTTGCGAAGGTCAAAGATCTAGGCGACGTTTCCAAGTCTGATCTTGTAAGGGCTTGCGGCTATGTCTCCACCAAAAAGGACGGTGGAGAGCGTCTTAATTTCACGGCTTTTTACGAATCTCTCCTTGAAGCCAAAGGCGTCACCTTGGCATCTGATGGCAAAGCTGGTGTCGGCAAGGGTGGCCGCAAGTTGAGCTTTGTTGCGACCGTTCAGGGGAATGGAAACCTGCTGATCGGCAAGGCCTACACAGCAATGCTGGACCTGAGCCCTGGCGATAATTTCGAGATCAAGCTTGGTAAAAAAGCCATTCGCCTTATTCCTGAGGGTGGCGCTGAAGAAACCGAAGAGTGA
- a CDS encoding tetratricopeptide repeat protein, translated as MLSIIALGSPLITGCTNPVATIYFNSGEAKYDREDYQGALADYAKSIEINPKDALVYLRRGEIDQKLENYQAAIIEYDKALELDPKIAGAFINRGSAKNALKDYQGALDDLQKGFAITPPNKLEPFDYLARGIAKNGLKDYDGAISDYTKAIELDSEYADAYNNRGNAKNNLGDYEAAIRDYDKSIEFGSEDTFAYTNRCRAKNQQKNYEAALSDCKKALQINQEDSQAYNNLGVAKFHLGEYKAAIADFTKAIEIDPQHEWAHNNRGIAYTQLDDRENACSDWKKAAERGRAQAAEWVGEFC; from the coding sequence GTGCTTTCTATAATCGCTCTTGGATCTCCATTGATCACAGGATGCACTAACCCTGTTGCAACCATCTATTTTAATAGTGGAGAAGCGAAATATGATCGAGAAGATTACCAGGGTGCGCTGGCTGATTACGCAAAATCAATAGAAATTAACCCAAAAGATGCTCTTGTCTATTTAAGGCGTGGTGAGATTGATCAAAAGCTAGAGAATTATCAAGCAGCAATCATCGAGTACGACAAGGCGTTGGAGCTTGACCCGAAAATTGCCGGAGCCTTTATCAATCGTGGCAGTGCTAAAAATGCTTTGAAAGATTATCAAGGGGCACTGGATGATTTGCAAAAAGGATTTGCGATTACTCCGCCGAATAAGCTTGAACCATTTGATTATTTAGCTCGTGGCATTGCTAAAAATGGCTTGAAGGATTACGACGGAGCCATTTCGGACTATACCAAGGCAATAGAGCTTGATTCGGAATATGCCGACGCTTATAACAATCGCGGAAATGCAAAGAATAATCTAGGAGATTATGAAGCGGCCATAAGAGATTATGATAAATCGATTGAGTTTGGTTCAGAGGATACATTCGCTTATACCAATCGCTGCAGAGCTAAAAATCAACAGAAAAATTATGAAGCAGCGCTTTCTGACTGCAAAAAAGCGCTGCAAATTAATCAGGAAGACTCCCAAGCCTATAATAATTTGGGAGTTGCTAAGTTCCATCTAGGAGAATATAAAGCGGCAATCGCTGATTTCACCAAGGCGATAGAGATTGATCCGCAGCATGAGTGGGCGCACAACAATAGAGGCATCGCGTATACACAACTGGATGATCGTGAAAATGCCTGCTCCGACTGGAAAAAAGCAGCTGAGCGTGGAAGGGCCCAAGCTGCTGAATGGGTTGGGGAGTTTTGTTAA
- a CDS encoding CAP domain-containing protein: protein MTFTLLSKGSFKDSLSTGGEELQVPIEIDSDHHFSLQIKSRGNWPLVSIASSSGGLVQDPSSYGSDQARTGLIDPNRIGDQPLVANVSMQGGRTGRFKLKLVDLGNLDDIRDEVIRYTNKRRRKHGLDRLSGDILLHQAAQGHADEMDAVGRYLGHDSVDGRDPGDRIDEADYLWRAYRENVASGQPTAKQVVKAWMQSPGHRANILSDNVSEIGIGFAIDDQSGSSYWVQKFAAPL from the coding sequence ATGACGTTCACTCTCTTAAGCAAGGGTTCCTTCAAGGATTCGCTCTCCACTGGTGGGGAAGAGCTTCAGGTTCCCATTGAGATCGATAGTGACCATCACTTCAGCCTTCAAATCAAATCTCGTGGCAATTGGCCCCTTGTGTCGATTGCATCCAGTTCAGGTGGCTTGGTTCAGGATCCTTCGTCCTACGGCAGTGATCAGGCGCGCACAGGGCTGATCGATCCCAACCGCATTGGCGATCAGCCTCTGGTGGCCAATGTTTCGATGCAGGGAGGTCGAACGGGTCGGTTCAAGTTGAAATTGGTGGATCTAGGCAACCTTGATGACATCCGGGATGAGGTGATTCGGTACACCAACAAGCGGCGACGTAAGCATGGTTTGGACCGGCTGTCTGGTGACATCCTCTTGCATCAGGCGGCCCAGGGCCACGCTGATGAGATGGATGCTGTTGGCCGTTATCTTGGGCATGACAGCGTTGATGGTCGAGACCCCGGTGATCGGATTGACGAAGCCGATTATCTCTGGCGTGCTTACAGGGAAAATGTGGCCAGTGGTCAACCTACAGCGAAGCAGGTGGTGAAGGCCTGGATGCAGAGCCCCGGCCATCGCGCCAACATTCTGAGCGACAACGTTTCAGAAATCGGTATCGGTTTTGCGATTGACGACCAAAGTGGAAGCTCTTACTGGGTTCAGAAGTTTGCAGCTCCTCTGTAA
- a CDS encoding putative quinol monooxygenase, translated as MASFDKTTPFMLLARIQVKPGCVDAYLELARMTDAAVQASEPGMIHHTFDQDPDDPQAFVWSEVYANDEAFSAHVSNPPVQEYLKRHAEFGDGFSVEVYGTVGDECRKLMESFGLPLKIFETRLGYSRV; from the coding sequence ATGGCAAGTTTTGACAAGACCACTCCCTTCATGTTGCTAGCGCGAATCCAAGTCAAGCCAGGTTGTGTGGATGCGTATCTGGAGCTTGCCCGCATGACCGATGCAGCAGTTCAGGCTTCTGAGCCAGGCATGATTCACCACACATTTGATCAGGATCCAGACGATCCCCAAGCGTTCGTGTGGTCAGAGGTCTACGCCAATGATGAGGCTTTCAGCGCCCATGTCTCTAATCCTCCTGTTCAGGAGTATCTGAAGAGGCATGCCGAGTTTGGAGATGGCTTCAGCGTTGAGGTTTACGGCACCGTCGGCGATGAGTGCCGAAAGCTGATGGAGTCATTTGGCCTACCACTCAAAATTTTCGAAACCAGGCTCGGATACAGCAGGGTCTAA
- a CDS encoding DUF1651 domain-containing protein has translation MPCCRPDPNDHPVMASGEVWIVNADEDKVVQFKPDTSTNQAQWVTLRTFHWRPPDYPIPQTRRRMLRNSAIEAWETMFKMGWERSSSTTSVY, from the coding sequence ATGCCTTGTTGCCGCCCCGATCCCAACGACCACCCTGTGATGGCATCTGGTGAAGTCTGGATTGTGAATGCCGACGAGGACAAGGTTGTTCAGTTCAAGCCCGACACGTCAACGAATCAAGCCCAGTGGGTAACCCTGCGGACATTTCACTGGCGACCGCCCGACTATCCGATCCCGCAGACGAGGCGGCGGATGCTGAGAAACAGCGCCATTGAGGCCTGGGAGACGATGTTCAAGATGGGCTGGGAGCGGAGTTCATCCACGACCAGCGTTTACTGA
- a CDS encoding class I SAM-dependent RNA methyltransferase has protein sequence MGRENRFPAIAVLPQGLEEEGCQELKALGAHDVQPRKRAAAFRADRSCFYRLHLQARLPFRLLREMARFDCRSRDELYDGIQRALNWEQWLHPSQSFRVDVTGSAPGLNHSHFCALQVKNALVDQQRDLWGERSSIDLEDPDLALHLHLNRGEALLSLDGSGSSLHRRGYRAAMGTAPLKENLAAGLIRLTGWDASGPLVDPCCGSATLLIEAATIALQQAPGLNRSFALEGWADFEPELWRQEQTRARQRRRRDVDLPPLIGFEQDPAIADQARANVAAAGLQGVISIVTGHFNQQHLPSGQGVLVCNPPYGERIGSKEDLEDLYSCLGDFAKQQASGWQLWLLSGNAELTRALRLKAERRIPINNGGIDCRWLHYSIR, from the coding sequence TTGGGTCGTGAAAACCGATTTCCTGCCATTGCCGTGCTCCCCCAAGGGCTGGAGGAGGAGGGATGCCAGGAGCTGAAAGCCCTGGGAGCTCACGATGTTCAACCTCGCAAACGAGCAGCAGCATTTCGAGCGGATCGATCCTGCTTTTACAGACTGCACCTGCAAGCGCGGCTGCCATTTCGATTGCTGCGGGAGATGGCTCGCTTCGATTGCCGCAGCCGCGATGAGCTGTACGACGGCATTCAGCGAGCGTTGAACTGGGAGCAATGGCTGCATCCCTCCCAAAGCTTCCGTGTGGATGTAACCGGCTCAGCTCCAGGGCTGAACCACAGCCATTTCTGTGCCCTACAGGTGAAGAATGCCCTGGTGGACCAACAGCGTGATCTTTGGGGGGAGCGATCCTCCATCGATCTGGAGGATCCCGATCTGGCTCTGCACCTCCATCTGAACCGAGGGGAAGCGCTGCTCAGCCTTGATGGCAGCGGCAGCAGCCTGCATCGGCGTGGTTACCGCGCCGCGATGGGGACCGCACCGTTGAAGGAAAACCTGGCGGCAGGCTTGATTCGGCTCACGGGCTGGGATGCATCGGGGCCTCTGGTTGATCCTTGCTGCGGATCCGCCACCCTTTTGATTGAGGCAGCCACGATCGCCCTCCAACAGGCACCTGGCCTCAACCGCAGCTTTGCTTTGGAGGGCTGGGCCGATTTCGAGCCTGAGCTGTGGCGTCAGGAACAAACCCGTGCAAGGCAACGACGCCGTCGCGACGTCGACCTCCCTCCCCTGATCGGTTTTGAACAGGACCCAGCCATTGCCGATCAGGCCCGCGCCAACGTGGCTGCCGCAGGCCTCCAGGGGGTGATCAGCATCGTCACGGGCCATTTCAACCAACAACACCTTCCATCAGGCCAAGGCGTTCTGGTCTGCAACCCTCCCTACGGAGAACGGATCGGCTCCAAGGAGGATCTCGAAGACCTCTACAGCTGCCTGGGTGACTTCGCCAAACAACAGGCTTCGGGTTGGCAACTCTGGCTGCTCAGCGGCAATGCCGAGCTCACAAGAGCTTTGCGCCTGAAAGCCGAGCGGCGGATTCCCATCAACAACGGCGGTATCGACTGCCGTTGGCTGCACTACTCGATTCGCTGA
- a CDS encoding TIGR03894 family protein, with protein sequence MSTEKEVLKEAALELWNTTKKLRPGLPKNARAQLVLKALITIGDLHDQVEAAMVLGLIDANEPDDEPVEDEPTPDAKETEQDEDRKTPRAVRRRSGS encoded by the coding sequence ATGTCCACAGAGAAGGAAGTATTAAAAGAAGCTGCCCTTGAGCTTTGGAACACGACCAAAAAGCTGCGCCCCGGTCTGCCCAAAAACGCACGCGCTCAGCTCGTGCTCAAGGCACTGATCACGATTGGGGACCTTCACGACCAGGTTGAAGCCGCCATGGTCCTGGGCTTGATCGATGCCAACGAGCCCGACGATGAGCCCGTGGAAGACGAGCCGACTCCAGATGCCAAGGAGACCGAACAGGACGAAGACCGCAAGACGCCTCGGGCGGTCAGGCGTCGTTCGGGAAGTTAG